Proteins encoded together in one Rubripirellula reticaptiva window:
- a CDS encoding glycosyltransferase family 2 protein: MALATVVIASRNRKDELLCALKSCVSQTTLPEIIVVDDGSSDGTSESVRQFFPKVRLIRHERSVGYISSRNEGALAASGEYVFSIDDDAEFSARDTIAETLADFTEECIGAVAIPYVEPAYSDEVRQFSPTQTEAMITNTFKGTAYAVDRKLFLKLGGFRDSLLHQGEESDYCIRMLEQGYYVRLGTAAPITHNESPKRNSVRMDYYGVRNAILFIWQNVPASMFVPFLFGTTIRCMTWTGRPRRIFVRALGVLGGLFEFLRSSREPVSNTTFCLFRELRKKPKSLRELKNLK; this comes from the coding sequence ATGGCTTTAGCAACTGTTGTCATCGCAAGCAGAAACCGAAAGGATGAGCTGCTTTGCGCTTTGAAGTCCTGTGTTTCTCAGACAACGCTGCCAGAGATTATCGTTGTTGATGACGGTTCGAGCGATGGAACAAGTGAAAGCGTTCGCCAGTTCTTTCCAAAAGTTCGTTTAATTCGACACGAACGGTCTGTTGGGTATATTTCTAGTCGTAATGAGGGAGCTCTCGCAGCGTCCGGCGAGTACGTATTTTCGATTGATGATGACGCAGAGTTTTCAGCTAGGGATACGATCGCGGAAACACTTGCCGATTTTACGGAAGAGTGTATTGGTGCTGTCGCGATACCCTATGTAGAGCCTGCGTATTCTGATGAAGTGCGCCAATTCTCACCGACCCAAACCGAGGCGATGATAACAAATACTTTCAAGGGGACCGCTTACGCAGTAGATCGAAAGCTCTTCCTAAAGCTTGGCGGCTTTCGTGACAGTTTGCTACACCAGGGAGAGGAATCGGACTATTGCATCAGAATGCTAGAACAAGGGTATTATGTTCGTCTGGGCACAGCGGCCCCAATTACGCACAATGAGTCCCCGAAACGAAACAGTGTTAGAATGGATTATTATGGGGTGCGAAATGCGATTCTGTTTATCTGGCAAAACGTTCCAGCATCGATGTTCGTTCCCTTCCTCTTCGGGACCACCATACGTTGCATGACCTGGACCGGCCGCCCGCGACGAATTTTCGTTCGTGCATTGGGGGTTTTAGGCGGGTTATTTGAATTCTTGAGATCATCCCGTGAACCAGTTTCAAATACGACTTTTTGTCTTTTTCGGGAGCTTCGTAAGAAGCCGAAATCACTTAGAGAGTTAAAGAATCTAAAATAG
- a CDS encoding acyltransferase, translating into MSLRVVSGAMSRLRNIWYRLLGVRISGYVWMKSISIPRNFSAITLHAGASLDDGVVLLANGDAGAEQIVIHSAYINRYTMIDAHQKIEICSGCMIGPHCYITDSDHSTAERTGVGSQLMLSKPVTIEDNAWIGAGVIILKGVTIGTGAVVGAGAVVSKSVAPWTVVAGIPAKTIRGRE; encoded by the coding sequence ATGTCGCTTCGTGTTGTTAGCGGTGCCATGTCGAGGCTGCGGAACATCTGGTATCGCTTGCTGGGAGTTCGTATTTCCGGTTATGTATGGATGAAATCGATATCTATTCCTCGCAATTTTTCTGCGATAACGTTGCACGCTGGCGCTAGCCTTGATGATGGTGTCGTGCTTTTGGCAAACGGAGATGCGGGTGCTGAACAAATTGTGATTCACAGTGCATATATCAATCGTTACACTATGATCGACGCTCACCAGAAAATTGAGATTTGTAGCGGGTGCATGATCGGTCCTCATTGTTACATAACCGACTCGGACCATAGTACAGCGGAACGCACTGGTGTTGGTTCGCAACTCATGCTCTCAAAGCCTGTTACAATTGAGGATAACGCGTGGATTGGTGCAGGGGTAATCATACTGAAGGGCGTGACGATCGGCACTGGCGCAGTTGTTGGGGCTGGGGCGGTTGTTTCGAAGTCCGTGGCTCCGTGGACCGTTGTAGCCGGCATTCCGGCCAAGACAATTCGAGGTCGCGAATAA
- a CDS encoding glycosyltransferase family 2 protein, which translates to MENEISDRNDWSGGPMFSVVIPAYNRVCLLREAIESVNSQLFSDYEIIVVDDGSTDGTSAFLDQISGSITVIRQLNAGPSTARNTGAMAAKGKYLAFLDSDDLWFPWTLGVFAHVARQRKNISCICGSCYDESVKSEMPEFLSPRPKIYDCYLLAAIEGRFAGAGMIAVRRDAFIDVGGFDISVRNGEDHDFLLRLGEKEGFAIVSRPFTLTRRLQPDSLTENTGHAITGIMRLIVNEKQGVYPGGRGKAKNRMFIISQHARSLAVMLLCERNFRDAFRIYSSTFRWHVSLRRFRFLVGFPMQLIVKTLR; encoded by the coding sequence ATGGAAAACGAAATCTCTGACCGAAACGACTGGTCCGGCGGACCTATGTTTAGCGTCGTGATACCGGCCTACAATCGCGTTTGCTTGCTGCGGGAAGCGATAGAATCAGTCAATTCGCAGTTGTTTTCTGATTACGAAATCATAGTTGTCGATGATGGATCGACAGACGGAACATCGGCGTTCCTTGATCAGATCAGTGGCAGCATCACTGTTATTCGTCAGTTGAACGCAGGTCCGAGCACTGCCAGAAATACGGGTGCGATGGCAGCAAAGGGAAAGTATTTGGCTTTTCTGGACAGCGACGATCTTTGGTTTCCGTGGACGCTTGGAGTGTTTGCTCATGTAGCTAGACAGCGTAAGAATATTTCTTGCATTTGCGGCAGTTGTTACGACGAATCGGTGAAATCTGAAATGCCTGAATTCTTGTCACCGCGGCCGAAAATTTACGATTGCTATCTGCTTGCGGCAATTGAGGGCCGGTTTGCGGGAGCCGGAATGATTGCAGTTAGGCGTGACGCCTTTATAGATGTTGGTGGCTTTGACATTTCCGTAAGGAACGGAGAGGATCATGATTTTTTGTTGCGGCTCGGAGAGAAGGAAGGGTTTGCAATAGTTAGCCGCCCTTTTACGCTGACAAGGAGACTGCAACCTGACAGTCTGACTGAGAACACTGGTCACGCAATCACGGGCATAATGCGATTGATTGTTAACGAAAAGCAGGGTGTTTATCCAGGGGGGAGGGGGAAGGCTAAGAACCGAATGTTTATCATCTCGCAACACGCACGCTCGTTAGCAGTGATGCTGTTGTGTGAGCGAAACTTTCGTGATGCGTTTCGAATCTATTCTTCTACCTTTCGCTGGCACGTTAGTCTCCGGCGGTTTCGGTTTTTAGTCGGTTTTCCGATGCAGTTAATTGTCAAAACCCTGCGATGA
- a CDS encoding acyltransferase, with translation MKINAAPASSLSIGDKFYINYFAIIDCQFKIVIGNDVKIGPHVYLGDFDHVPRTAETPSGIGNFKRIVVEDGVWIGANSVILKGVAIGSNSIVAAGAVVTKDVPPNTVVAGVPAREIKSLKR, from the coding sequence GTGAAGATCAACGCTGCTCCTGCAAGCTCTCTGTCAATCGGAGACAAGTTTTATATTAATTATTTCGCGATAATTGACTGCCAGTTTAAGATTGTAATTGGCAATGATGTGAAGATTGGGCCGCATGTTTATCTAGGAGATTTTGATCACGTCCCGCGGACGGCTGAGACGCCTTCAGGAATTGGAAATTTTAAACGGATCGTGGTTGAAGATGGCGTTTGGATTGGAGCGAATTCAGTGATACTTAAAGGTGTTGCGATTGGTTCAAACTCAATCGTAGCCGCTGGTGCTGTCGTAACAAAGGACGTGCCACCTAATACGGTTGTAGCTGGCGTTCCAGCCAGGGAAATCAAAAGCTTGAAGCGTTAA
- a CDS encoding glycosyltransferase — MTLPKLLYVGDVPVECSYHGSALLYRLLEDYPADRLHVIECGIQSEDRRRLVHGSYAYIPYPLQRLRTTRFTTYYLSVLAVYAQYRLKSVVLKTMQNCKPDAILTVGHGFSWIAAAQLAEQLGVPLHFIVHDDVPSTIELSSRAKRFFQVRFSQVYRDAASRLCVSPYMVDEYRERYSASGVVLYPGRSKQVSAITYQEPRPKTTSTLRFAFAGSLNSKGFIDSLNSLCAVLDELSVNAEILMYGPFTSEDAKKSGFQSPRARFRGLVPAAEIVETLQREADILYLPISFSDQDRCNMAIHFPSKLTDYSATGLPVLVFGPVYASAIRWCRDANCGVLTASGDVELLECVKRLSDCETRVKLGRITYEVGRQAFSHTGTSQVLFNQLNRFNNQSESQKKKHLH, encoded by the coding sequence ATGACGTTACCTAAGTTACTTTACGTGGGCGATGTGCCTGTTGAGTGCTCCTATCACGGATCGGCGCTTCTCTATCGATTGTTGGAGGATTATCCGGCGGATCGATTGCATGTAATTGAGTGTGGAATCCAATCTGAAGACCGTCGCAGATTGGTTCATGGCAGTTATGCCTACATTCCCTATCCATTGCAGAGACTGAGGACCACGCGATTCACGACGTATTACTTATCTGTCCTTGCAGTGTACGCACAGTATCGACTCAAATCCGTGGTGCTCAAGACGATGCAGAACTGCAAGCCCGATGCCATTTTGACGGTCGGTCATGGGTTCTCTTGGATTGCTGCAGCGCAGTTGGCAGAGCAACTGGGAGTTCCGCTGCATTTCATAGTACATGATGATGTTCCAAGTACGATCGAATTAAGTTCACGGGCAAAGAGATTTTTTCAAGTTAGGTTTTCCCAGGTCTATCGTGATGCGGCTTCAAGGCTCTGTGTTTCGCCGTACATGGTAGATGAGTATCGAGAGCGATATTCTGCTAGTGGAGTGGTCCTGTATCCCGGGCGTTCAAAGCAGGTCTCAGCTATTACCTACCAGGAGCCACGGCCAAAGACCACGAGCACGCTCCGTTTCGCGTTTGCGGGATCGTTGAATTCCAAAGGATTCATCGATTCTCTTAATTCGCTTTGCGCTGTATTGGACGAGTTGTCAGTTAACGCGGAGATTCTAATGTACGGCCCGTTTACAAGCGAAGATGCCAAGAAATCCGGTTTTCAGTCTCCTCGTGCACGATTTCGTGGATTGGTTCCCGCAGCAGAGATTGTCGAGACTCTTCAACGTGAAGCCGATATCTTGTATTTGCCGATTTCCTTCTCAGATCAAGATCGGTGCAATATGGCAATCCATTTTCCAAGTAAGCTTACAGACTATTCTGCTACGGGGCTGCCGGTATTGGTGTTTGGGCCGGTGTACGCGTCGGCGATACGTTGGTGCCGTGATGCAAATTGTGGTGTATTAACTGCATCAGGCGATGTCGAGTTGCTTGAATGTGTGAAAAGGCTGAGTGACTGTGAGACGCGAGTGAAGTTGGGACGCATCACTTATGAAGTCGGAAGGCAAGCTTTCAGTCACACTGGAACGTCGCAAGTGTTGTTTAACCAACTCAACCGATTTAATAACCAATCTGAGTCTCAAAAAAAGAAACATTTGCACTGA
- a CDS encoding class I SAM-dependent methyltransferase, which yields MQEMIQEALDVNHDESMTTAKVEFCPGCSSSHFQPDGPAGSSFKVRVGNESFGQPSYEAMRCKECGLVFKSQVLNASSLDRYYRVVDFSKWEIEGLFPNERLVLGHLKNAKSGSLVLDIGCSSGRLLSRVTDKLECYGIEINPASAEKAAAKGITMVEPGSLSMSNFTEKFSVVVLVDVFEHLGNPKGLLSEAANSLSRDGELIICTGDADSTPMVRNLANSWYFRNVEHLVMMTRRYADYLADALGLDLVSYEPCSHYDTPFPDRMRQTLQRFAYCQFSNKTFLSRTVLRFIPYLRRAKNWTELPAYTCGQDHVIVRFRKQ from the coding sequence ATGCAAGAAATGATTCAAGAGGCTTTGGACGTAAACCATGATGAAAGCATGACGACCGCGAAAGTTGAGTTTTGCCCTGGCTGCAGCAGCTCGCACTTCCAGCCAGACGGGCCTGCTGGCTCTTCGTTCAAGGTTCGCGTTGGAAACGAGTCATTCGGCCAGCCGAGCTATGAGGCAATGCGCTGCAAAGAATGCGGGCTCGTCTTTAAGTCGCAGGTGCTGAACGCTTCCTCGCTTGATCGCTATTACAGAGTAGTCGATTTCAGCAAGTGGGAAATTGAAGGTCTGTTTCCGAATGAACGTCTTGTACTCGGCCACTTGAAAAATGCAAAAAGTGGCTCATTGGTACTGGATATAGGGTGTAGTTCGGGGCGTCTTTTATCGCGTGTAACCGACAAGCTCGAATGCTACGGTATCGAAATCAATCCAGCATCTGCCGAAAAGGCTGCGGCGAAGGGAATCACTATGGTCGAACCTGGAAGCCTTTCAATGAGCAACTTTACAGAAAAATTTTCGGTCGTTGTTTTGGTGGACGTTTTTGAGCACCTCGGTAACCCTAAGGGGCTTCTTTCCGAAGCAGCAAACTCGCTTTCGCGTGACGGAGAACTCATAATTTGCACCGGTGATGCTGATTCAACGCCAATGGTCAGGAATCTTGCGAACTCGTGGTATTTCAGGAATGTTGAACACTTAGTCATGATGACGCGTCGGTACGCAGATTACTTGGCCGATGCATTAGGGCTCGACTTAGTTTCGTACGAACCCTGCTCTCATTACGACACTCCGTTTCCGGATCGAATGCGACAAACGCTGCAGCGATTTGCGTATTGTCAATTCAGTAATAAAACATTTTTAAGTCGCACTGTATTGCGTTTTATTCCCTATCTTAGGCGTGCGAAGAACTGGACCGAGTTACCCGCATACACCTGCGGCCAGGATCATGTCATCGTTAGGTTCCGCAAGCAGTAG
- a CDS encoding FkbM family methyltransferase yields MSRLLKSAVTKYLEKKGRRLIRIKNRDSGSGFIHHLHQQMSIELLLDVGANSGQTGLEFRENGFNGRIISFEPQPSIFDLLRATAAADSSWDCRREGLGATSGEMEMEISGFSPSSSLLPIAEKHIEVWPNSAPIGSVRIPIRTLDEIMGEINAPKNRISLKIDVQGYESSVLAGATKTLSCVDIALVELLFAPLYKDQSKYYEVIGLLEESGLQFAGFFNQAVDPKSETLLFADGLFIRPRL; encoded by the coding sequence ATGAGTCGCTTACTTAAATCTGCCGTCACTAAATATCTAGAAAAGAAGGGGCGCCGTCTGATTCGGATAAAAAATCGTGATTCAGGCTCCGGTTTTATACATCATTTACATCAACAGATGTCGATAGAGCTTCTTCTTGATGTTGGAGCTAATTCGGGACAAACCGGACTTGAATTTCGAGAAAATGGATTCAATGGTCGGATCATATCGTTCGAGCCACAGCCAAGCATATTTGATTTACTGCGCGCTACTGCCGCTGCCGATTCATCTTGGGATTGTCGTCGAGAGGGGCTAGGGGCAACTAGCGGCGAAATGGAAATGGAAATTTCGGGCTTTTCGCCAAGCAGTTCGCTGCTTCCGATTGCTGAAAAGCACATCGAAGTCTGGCCAAACAGCGCACCCATTGGCAGCGTCAGGATTCCAATTAGAACGCTTGATGAAATAATGGGAGAAATTAATGCTCCCAAGAATCGCATTTCCCTAAAGATTGACGTTCAGGGATACGAGTCTAGTGTTCTCGCGGGAGCGACCAAGACGCTATCGTGTGTTGATATTGCTCTTGTCGAGTTGCTTTTCGCACCATTGTACAAAGATCAGTCTAAGTACTACGAAGTGATTGGGCTACTCGAAGAGTCTGGGTTGCAATTTGCGGGATTCTTCAATCAGGCGGTAGACCCGAAGAGTGAAACCCTACTTTTTGCAGATGGTCTTTTCATACGGCCGAGGTTATGA
- a CDS encoding acyltransferase, which translates to MAKRASFLRRISSRLGRAWGWSATTQCSRFLCAKLREWMSIAEESNARRSLASCGNDVRFWMPVTVVCPEKVSMGDCVYLASYVHIWGGGGVEIGNNVMIGTHSSITSITHDYRSVKPMTETIVSSPVRIGNDVWIGSNVTVLPGVTINDGAVIGAGAVVTHDVLARTIVVGVPARKLRSRNA; encoded by the coding sequence ATGGCGAAGCGAGCTAGTTTTTTAAGACGTATTTCCAGCAGACTTGGACGCGCTTGGGGATGGAGCGCGACGACGCAGTGTAGTCGATTTTTGTGTGCGAAATTGCGTGAGTGGATGAGCATTGCTGAAGAATCAAATGCACGACGGAGCTTGGCGTCTTGTGGAAACGATGTCAGATTTTGGATGCCCGTTACCGTCGTGTGCCCGGAGAAGGTTTCGATGGGTGATTGCGTTTACCTCGCCTCCTACGTTCATATCTGGGGAGGTGGTGGCGTTGAAATCGGCAACAACGTAATGATTGGAACACACAGTTCTATCACGTCCATTACCCACGACTATCGTTCAGTAAAACCAATGACGGAGACAATTGTCTCGTCACCCGTGCGAATAGGAAACGATGTGTGGATTGGATCCAATGTCACTGTGTTGCCAGGTGTCACGATCAACGACGGTGCTGTCATTGGAGCTGGCGCTGTTGTAACACATGATGTTCTAGCGCGCACGATAGTTGTTGGTGTTCCGGCACGCAAGCTTCGTTCTCGCAATGCATAA
- a CDS encoding ABC transporter ATP-binding protein: MSSPIISVEQLGKSYLVGHQSQSSERYTTLRDVVSRNFKSFGRKSLDMARGKQIVQGDEVEEFWALNDVSFDVNAGEVVGVIGRNGAGKSTLLKVLSRITEPTRGRVKLRGRVASLLEVGTGFHPELTGRENIFLNGAILGMARREIRTKFDEIVEFSEVERFLDTPVKRYSSGMYVRLAFAVAAHLDPEILVVDEVLAVGDIQFQKKCLGKIGEVAKGGRTVLFVSHNMGAVSSLCDRCVMLRAGRVELAGPVRDVISHYMNPDKQTASDQKILPMQHLRGSRNAELSRVSLRNCSGEPQNQFAIGEPINLHLHYSAKADIKATAWLSIASDQGAIPVCSIMRDNNAPIQFGRAGKILARIDGIQLLPGTYSISAGLFSSGNDIEDWCEDIVSFDVLDHFDDGRPFDHRFGLLSFRLNWEHGEAS; encoded by the coding sequence TTGTCCTCACCAATCATCTCCGTCGAACAGCTTGGCAAGTCGTACCTTGTCGGGCATCAATCGCAATCCTCTGAGCGTTACACCACGCTTCGTGATGTGGTCAGCCGCAACTTTAAGAGTTTCGGCCGTAAATCGCTTGACATGGCGCGCGGCAAGCAAATTGTGCAAGGCGATGAAGTCGAAGAGTTTTGGGCGTTGAATGACGTTTCTTTTGATGTCAACGCAGGAGAAGTCGTGGGTGTCATCGGCCGTAACGGGGCGGGCAAAAGCACCCTTCTAAAAGTATTGAGTCGAATTACTGAACCGACACGCGGGCGAGTGAAGCTGCGAGGGCGTGTTGCAAGTTTGCTGGAAGTTGGCACTGGATTTCACCCTGAGCTGACGGGGCGTGAAAACATATTTCTCAACGGTGCAATTCTGGGAATGGCTCGGAGGGAAATACGAACGAAATTCGATGAAATTGTCGAGTTCTCAGAGGTCGAGAGATTTCTTGATACGCCAGTCAAACGCTACTCATCAGGAATGTATGTGCGTTTGGCGTTCGCAGTCGCAGCTCACCTTGATCCTGAAATCTTGGTCGTCGATGAAGTCTTGGCGGTGGGTGACATACAGTTTCAGAAAAAGTGCCTCGGCAAGATCGGAGAGGTAGCAAAAGGAGGGCGGACAGTGCTTTTCGTTAGTCACAATATGGGAGCAGTCTCCTCGCTTTGTGATAGGTGCGTCATGCTGCGTGCCGGCAGGGTAGAGTTGGCCGGACCTGTTCGTGACGTAATTTCCCATTACATGAACCCAGACAAGCAGACCGCATCGGATCAGAAAATCTTGCCGATGCAGCATCTTCGCGGTTCCCGAAACGCAGAGCTTTCCCGTGTCTCCTTGCGTAATTGTAGTGGTGAACCGCAGAATCAATTCGCAATCGGTGAGCCGATCAACTTGCATTTGCACTATTCCGCGAAGGCCGACATTAAGGCGACTGCCTGGCTGTCAATTGCAAGTGATCAAGGCGCGATTCCGGTGTGCAGCATCATGCGGGACAACAATGCACCAATTCAATTCGGCCGTGCTGGCAAAATTCTCGCACGGATTGATGGAATTCAATTGCTGCCAGGCACATACTCAATCTCCGCCGGCCTTTTTTCGTCAGGAAACGACATCGAAGACTGGTGTGAAGATATTGTTTCGTTCGATGTTCTTGACCACTTCGACGACGGAAGACCCTTTGACCATCGTTTCGGATTGCTTAGTTTTCGGTTGAATTGGGAACATGGCGAAGCGAGCTAG
- a CDS encoding ABC transporter permease, translating into MLEQTASPESQPQYELVLEAGLAEKHYWADLWRYRELFQVLAWRDVSVRYKQTVIGVLWAFIRPMLTMIVFTIVFGKVAGLPSDGTAPYALLVFAGMLPWTFFSTALSDASSSLVANANLISKVYFPRLIVPASTVVVAFIDFLISFSLLVLMMVWYQWLPGWQILLLPVFVVLAFFASLGPALWITALNVKYRDFRYIIPFIVQFGLYVSPVGFSSSVIPEKWRLLYSLNPVVGVIDGFRWCILGESTIYWPGFAGSLTVTAFFLWFGIRQFRKMEKSFADLI; encoded by the coding sequence ATGTTAGAGCAGACCGCCTCACCCGAATCACAGCCGCAGTACGAACTCGTTCTGGAAGCTGGCCTCGCCGAAAAGCACTATTGGGCAGACCTTTGGCGCTATCGTGAACTGTTCCAAGTGCTTGCTTGGCGCGACGTTTCGGTTCGCTATAAGCAAACCGTTATCGGCGTGCTATGGGCGTTCATTCGCCCTATGCTGACGATGATTGTATTTACAATCGTCTTCGGAAAAGTCGCTGGTTTACCTAGCGATGGGACGGCGCCGTACGCGCTGCTGGTTTTTGCGGGAATGTTGCCTTGGACCTTCTTCTCAACTGCATTGTCAGATGCTTCGAGCAGTCTGGTAGCAAACGCAAACTTGATCAGCAAAGTGTATTTCCCGCGACTGATCGTTCCGGCATCAACAGTTGTCGTTGCGTTCATTGATTTCTTGATCAGCTTTTCGTTGCTGGTGCTGATGATGGTCTGGTATCAGTGGTTGCCAGGGTGGCAAATTCTGTTGCTGCCGGTTTTTGTCGTGCTTGCGTTCTTCGCTAGCTTGGGGCCGGCTCTTTGGATCACAGCGCTGAACGTTAAGTATCGCGACTTTCGCTACATCATTCCGTTCATCGTGCAGTTCGGTTTGTATGTTTCGCCGGTCGGATTTAGCAGCAGTGTAATCCCCGAAAAATGGCGACTGCTCTACTCGCTCAACCCCGTCGTCGGAGTGATCGATGGATTCCGTTGGTGTATCTTAGGCGAGAGCACGATCTACTGGCCCGGTTTCGCTGGCAGCCTCACTGTCACCGCGTTCTTCTTGTGGTTCGGAATCCGCCAATTTCGGAAAATGGAGAAGTCGTTCGCTGACCTCATCTGA
- a CDS encoding nucleotidyltransferase family protein, with protein MPTELKPFSWERMISAVEAVRERALRATKALREAGVPHGIAGGNAVAAWVARIDEAAVRNTRDVDILVRRADFGRIQLALESVGFHYHQVMGVDCFIDGPNGSPSDAVHLLYAAEKVRPEYILPSADVTEIEPADDYDIVSLPALLTMKLNSYRDKDRMHLRDMLSVGLIDETWLEKLPPLHADRLQQLINDPDG; from the coding sequence ATGCCCACTGAGCTCAAGCCGTTTTCCTGGGAAAGGATGATCAGCGCCGTGGAAGCCGTTCGTGAAAGAGCCCTTCGAGCCACCAAAGCACTTCGAGAAGCAGGAGTCCCCCACGGTATTGCCGGTGGCAACGCCGTCGCCGCATGGGTCGCCCGGATCGATGAAGCCGCCGTGCGAAACACCCGCGATGTAGACATCCTGGTCCGCCGAGCCGACTTTGGCCGCATCCAGCTTGCCCTCGAATCGGTCGGCTTCCATTACCACCAAGTCATGGGCGTCGATTGTTTCATCGATGGCCCCAACGGCAGTCCCAGTGACGCGGTTCATCTGCTCTATGCCGCTGAAAAAGTCCGCCCCGAATACATCCTCCCCTCCGCCGACGTCACCGAAATCGAGCCCGCCGACGACTACGACATCGTCAGCCTCCCAGCGCTCCTGACGATGAAGCTGAATTCGTACCGGGATAAAGATCGAATGCACCTGCGAGACATGCTCAGCGTCGGCCTCATCGACGAAACCTGGCTGGAAAAGCTCCCCCCCCTCCACGCCGACCGACTGCAACAACTCATCAATGACCCCGACGGCTAG
- the nusG gene encoding transcription termination/antitermination protein NusG → MYTRSRQEKQLMRHLRKLEIPHYAPQIANRRRSPAGRIRITYQPLFSNYVFMCGGEEARYKAVCTGCVQQAAKIDDTHQFVSDLRQIHTLIAMDVPLTIEDRIQPGQQVRVKSGVFAGYEGTVLQRTQETRLLVAVRFMERGVSVKLDDCQLEVLTREVEKNR, encoded by the coding sequence GTGTACACCCGCAGTCGACAAGAGAAGCAATTGATGCGTCACTTGCGGAAGTTAGAAATTCCGCACTACGCCCCTCAAATTGCCAATCGCCGCCGCTCACCAGCCGGCCGAATTCGCATCACGTATCAGCCGCTATTCAGCAACTACGTCTTCATGTGTGGCGGCGAAGAAGCCCGCTACAAAGCCGTCTGCACCGGATGCGTCCAGCAAGCCGCCAAGATCGACGACACGCACCAATTCGTGTCCGACCTGCGACAGATCCACACGCTGATCGCGATGGACGTGCCGCTAACGATCGAAGACCGGATCCAGCCCGGCCAACAAGTCAGAGTCAAGAGCGGCGTCTTCGCCGGCTACGAAGGCACCGTCCTGCAAAGGACGCAAGAAACAAGGCTATTAGTAGCAGTCCGCTTCATGGAACGAGGAGTCAGCGTCAAACTAGACGACTGCCAACTAGAAGTCCTCACCCGCGAAGTAGAGAAGAATAGGTAG